The Heyndrickxia vini genome contains a region encoding:
- a CDS encoding phospho-sugar mutase → MNWLSALEKWTSYKDLNIELKEQLNQLAGNDKELEDRFYKNLEFGTGGMRGELGVGTNRMNIYTVRKASEGLARYIEGQGDLAKQRGVVIAYDSRHQSPEFALEVAKTVGQHGIKAYLFSELRPTPVLSFAVRYLYAFAGIVITASHNPSEYNGLKVYGSDGGQLPPKMADELVRYVNKVENELTIEAADEQVLEEKDLLTYIGDKVDRAYLASLQTIQQDPSLVQSVADSLKIVYTPLHGTGNILVRKGLESFGFRNVTVVKEQELPDPNFSTVDSPNPEEHEAFKWAIQYGKKIDADLLLGTDPDTDRLGVAVKNRDGEYEVLTGNQMGALMLHYLLTKMKENRTLPANGIVIKTIVTSEIGRVIANSFDIPTIDTLTGFKFIGEKIKEFEQTGEHTFLFGYEESYGYLIGDFVRDKDAVQSAVFAAEVAAYYKSQGKSMYDGLLEIFEKYGYYNESLHSLTLKGKEGTEKIADMLRTLRQHPPTEIAGLSVSIVEDYLSGTRTLIQTNKKETINLPSSNVLKFYLEDGSWFCARPSGTEPKVKFYFGVKAGSLKKSEELNTKLQEEVMGLVRSM, encoded by the coding sequence TTGAATTGGCTATCAGCACTAGAAAAATGGACAAGTTATAAAGATTTAAACATTGAGCTAAAAGAACAATTGAACCAGTTGGCAGGAAACGACAAAGAACTAGAGGATCGATTCTACAAAAATCTAGAGTTCGGAACCGGTGGAATGCGTGGGGAACTTGGTGTCGGAACGAACCGCATGAATATTTACACGGTGCGCAAAGCTTCCGAAGGATTGGCGCGATATATCGAAGGGCAAGGCGACTTGGCGAAGCAACGTGGAGTGGTCATCGCATATGATAGCCGCCATCAATCACCCGAGTTTGCCTTAGAAGTAGCGAAGACGGTTGGTCAACATGGGATCAAAGCCTATTTATTTAGCGAGTTGCGCCCGACTCCAGTGCTCTCATTTGCAGTACGCTACTTGTATGCATTTGCAGGGATTGTCATCACCGCTAGTCATAATCCGTCTGAATACAATGGTTTAAAAGTATATGGTTCAGATGGTGGGCAGCTGCCGCCTAAAATGGCTGACGAGTTAGTTCGGTACGTCAATAAAGTAGAGAATGAATTAACGATTGAGGCAGCAGATGAGCAAGTGCTTGAGGAGAAGGATCTTCTTACTTACATCGGAGATAAGGTCGATCGCGCTTATTTAGCTTCACTCCAGACGATTCAGCAAGATCCAAGCCTTGTACAATCGGTCGCCGACTCATTGAAAATCGTGTATACCCCTTTGCATGGAACCGGGAATATTCTTGTGCGTAAAGGACTTGAATCTTTTGGTTTCCGAAATGTGACCGTGGTGAAGGAACAGGAGTTGCCGGATCCTAATTTTTCAACTGTGGACTCTCCGAATCCAGAGGAACATGAGGCATTTAAATGGGCCATACAATACGGAAAGAAAATCGATGCGGATCTTTTATTAGGAACCGATCCCGACACCGATCGATTAGGGGTGGCGGTGAAAAATCGAGATGGTGAGTATGAAGTACTAACGGGAAATCAAATGGGTGCCTTAATGCTTCATTATTTATTGACGAAAATGAAGGAAAACCGAACACTTCCTGCCAACGGAATCGTGATTAAAACGATTGTGACTTCTGAAATAGGTCGTGTCATTGCAAATTCCTTTGACATCCCTACTATAGACACCTTAACCGGCTTTAAATTTATTGGCGAAAAGATTAAAGAATTTGAACAAACGGGTGAGCATACCTTCCTTTTTGGTTATGAAGAAAGTTATGGTTATTTAATCGGGGACTTTGTTCGGGATAAAGACGCCGTTCAATCCGCTGTATTTGCTGCAGAAGTGGCGGCGTATTATAAATCACAAGGGAAATCAATGTACGATGGACTGTTAGAGATTTTCGAGAAATACGGATACTACAACGAATCTTTGCATTCCTTAACCTTGAAAGGAAAAGAAGGAACGGAAAAAATTGCTGACATGCTGCGAACACTTCGACAACATCCTCCAACGGAAATCGCGGGATTGAGTGTTTCCATTGTCGAAGATTATCTATCCGGCACACGGACGCTTATACAAACAAATAAAAAAGAAACAATAAACTTACCGTCATCCAATGTATTGAAGTTTTACCTTGAAGATGGTTCATGGTTCTGTGCCCGGCCATCAGGAACTGAGCCGAAGGTGAAGTTTTACTTTGGTGTAAAGGCGGGTTCTTTGAAAAAAAGTGAAGAATTAAATACGAAGCTGCAAGAAGAAGTGATGGGACTTGTGCGGAGTATGTAA